The following DNA comes from Corynebacterium atrinae.
TGGGGTGGGGGCGGCACCGCTACTGGGTGGCCGCCTGGGCGGGGCCGTGGCCCGTGGACACCGGCTGGTGGGGAAGCACCCCACACAAAGTCGCCCGCCTGCAGGTGGTGGGGCAGGCGGACGAGGAGGACTACCCGCGAGCGTGGCTGCTCGTCTGGGCGGGCGGGGAGTGGCGGATCGAGGCAGCCTACGGCTGAATGTCAATGACCAGGCGGTGCGGGTCCTGCAAGACCTGGACGGAGTAAGGCTGCTTCTTGTTCAGCCCGATGATGAACTGGGAGCGGCCCTCGAAGGTGCCTTCGGAGATGACCTGGGTGACGTTGCCGGAACCTGCGACCGTGCCGATGTTCGGGTCTTCTTTACCTAGTTCAAAGGGGTACGTCGTGCCATCAATGTTGACGTTGAGGGCGATGGGGCCCTCGAAGGTGATCGGCTTGCCGGAGCCCTGCTGGGCGGGGGCGGTGGTGTAATCAATGAACCACCCGGGTTCGCCGTCGCCGACGAGGTCGAAGACGACCCGGTCAAAGCCCTCGTGGCTACCCACGCGCACCCCGGAGACCATCAGCTGGGAAGGGGCCTCGGGGCGGAGGGTTTTCATCGTGGTGTCAGCGTTGCCGAGCGGGGTGATCCCGGCGTCGGCGGAAGGTGCGGAGCCGGTGCCCATGGTGGCTGCTGCCAAGGTATCCGTTGGCGTGGCTGAGGATCCCGAGGGGTCAGTGGGCTGGCCCGTCGAGCAGGAGGCCAGGCCAACGCAGCCCAGACACACGAGGGCAGCCAGCGGAACGCGGAAAACGCGGTGAAGCACGGTCATATACTCACCGTAGACTCAGGAACGGGCAAGGGTGAAGTCAGATTCGGTTGATACGGGCGATCGTGAACGAATCGTTGTAAAAGGGCACCCCCTCCGGACAACGTTATTGTGGTG
Coding sequences within:
- a CDS encoding AMIN-like domain-containing (lipo)protein yields the protein MTVLHRVFRVPLAALVCLGCVGLASCSTGQPTDPSGSSATPTDTLAAATMGTGSAPSADAGITPLGNADTTMKTLRPEAPSQLMVSGVRVGSHEGFDRVVFDLVGDGEPGWFIDYTTAPAQQGSGKPITFEGPIALNVNIDGTTYPFELGKEDPNIGTVAGSGNVTQVISEGTFEGRSQFIIGLNKKQPYSVQVLQDPHRLVIDIQP